One region of Malania oleifera isolate guangnan ecotype guangnan chromosome 6, ASM2987363v1, whole genome shotgun sequence genomic DNA includes:
- the LOC131158578 gene encoding serine/threonine-protein phosphatase 7 long form homolog — MNITNDVHLEDKHMHEQEMDEGLNDVPNDVNLPHHDTYDTTFDAQFMGELSMIVPGPSDPSVLTMGDCHRSSRAWTDSHVDVLYCRGGSQSVHKRIGANPRIVDWIRDAGFYGIYQIGHIQLDWHLVAALVERWMPETHTFHLPHREATITLQDVAVLFGLPIDGLLVIGRTAGPV; from the exons atgaacattacgaatgatgttCATCTTGAAGACAAACacatgcacgagcaggaaatggatgaagggttaaatgatgtccccAATGATGTGAACTTACCCCACCATGACACGTACGACACAACATTTGACGCCCAATTCATGGGCGAGCTTTcgat GATCGTTCCAGGGCCATCCGATCCTAGTGTACTGACTATGGGTGATTGTCACCGGTCCAGTCGAgcgtggaccgattcgcatgttgacgtgttatattgccgagggggcagTCAGAGCGTACACAAGAGGATAGGCGCAAACCCCCGCATTGTTGATTGGATACGGGACGCGGGcttttatgggatatatcagattggccatatccagttggattggcatctagTGGCCGCGTTGGTGGAGCGATGGATGCCAGAGACACACACGTTCCACTTGCCGCACAGGGAGGCGACTATCACCCTACAAGATGTCGCGGTGTTGTTTGGGCTGCCGATTGATGGGTTGCTCGTCATTGGTCGTACTGCTGGACCAGTATAG